In Ailuropoda melanoleuca isolate Jingjing chromosome 4, ASM200744v2, whole genome shotgun sequence, the following proteins share a genomic window:
- the ITPRIPL1 gene encoding inositol 1,4,5-trisphosphate receptor-interacting protein-like 1, with protein MAVISLVFLAVMYVVHHPLMVSDRMDLDTLARSRQLEKRMSEEMRQLEIEFEERKRAAEQKQKAENFWRGDTSSDQLVLGKKDMGWPFQGDGQEEPLSWMLGNLWNAGLFCLFLIFELLRQNMQHEPAFDSSSDEEEEEVRVVPVTSYNWLTDFPSREALESFYKHYVQNVTRDLPCTCEFVESFVDDLIEACRVLSRRESHLQLEDCLGIGAAFEKWGTLHETQKFDILVPVVPPQGTMFVLEMRDPALGLRCGCVLVESECVCKSEKLLGDVLCLVHHHKDHSAVLSKCSSSIKVALCTGSHLDVCKTVQWFRNMVGNAWALVAHKYDFKLSLPPSTTSCKLRLDYRSGRFLSIRLVLGVQREDTLVYLVSQAPDQEQLTSVDWPESFAACEHLFLKLVGRFAPENTCHLKCLQIILSLRDLQSLPQGASRPILTSYHFKTALMHLLLRLPLTDWQHSMLSQRLQDILWFLGRGLQQRSLHHFLIGNTFLPLTIPIPKTFRNAEPVNLFQHLVLNPMAHSQAVEEFHNLLTQVKTLPCAPLAGAH; from the coding sequence ATGGCTGTGATAAGCCTCGTGTTCCTGGCAGTGATGTATGTTGTTCACCACCCCCTGATGGTCAGTGACCGGATGGACCTGGACACACTAGCCAGAAGCCGGCAGCTGGAAAAGCGGATGAGCGAGGAGATGCGCCAGTTGGAGATAGAGTTTGAAGAGAGAAAGCGAGCAgctgagcagaagcagaaggcagagaaCTTCTGGAGAGGAGACACATCCAGTGATCAGTTAGTGCTAGGGAAGAAAGACATGGGGTGGCCGTTCCAGGGTGATGGCCAGGAGGAGCCATTGAGCTGGATGCTGGGAAACCTGTGGAATGCTGGCCTCTTTTGccttttcctcatctttgagCTCCTGCGACAGAACATGCAGCATGAGCCAGCCTTTGATTCCAGCAgcgatgaggaggaggaggaagtccGCGTTGTGCCTGTCACCTCCTACAACTGGCTTACCGACTTCCCCTCGCGGGAGGCCCTGGAATCCTTTTACAAACACTATGTCCAGAATGTCACCCGTGATCTGCCCTGCACCTGTGAGTTCGTGGAGAGCTTCGTGGATGACCTCATTGAGGCCTGTCGGGTGCTCAGCCGCCGGGAGTCTCACCTGCAGCTGGAGGACTGCCTGGGCATTGGGGCTGCCTTTGAGAAGTGGGGAACCCTCCACGAGACCCAGAAGTTTGATATTCTGGTGCCCGTTGTTCCCCCGCAGGGCACTATGTTCGTGCTGGAGATGAGGGACCCGGCCCTTGGCCTCCGCTGTGGCTGTGTGCTGGTGGAGTCGGAATGCGTGTGCAAGAGTGAGAAGCTTCTGGGGGACGTGCTGTGCCTGGTGCACCACCACAAGGATCACTCGGCCGTCCTGAGCAAGTGTAGCAGCTCCATCAAGGTGGCGCTCTGCACCGGCTCCCACCTGGACGTGTGCAAGACAGTACAATGGTTCCGGAACATGGTGGGCAATGCCTGGGCCCTTGTGGCCCACAAGTATGACTTTAAGCTCAGCCTTCCACCGTCTACCACCTCCTGCAAGCTCAGGCTAGACTACCGCTCGGGCCGCTTTCTCTCAATCCGCTTGGTCCTGGGGGTGCAAAGGGAAGACACCTTGGTCTATCTGGTGAGTCAGGCTCCTGACCAGGAACAGCTCACCAGTGTGGACTGGCCCGAGTCCTTTGCAGCCTGTGAACACTTGTTCCTGAAGCTGGTAGGGCGTTTTGCTCCAGAGAACACCTGTCACCTCAAGTGCCTCCAGATCATCCTGAGTCTACGGGACCTTCAGAGCTTACCCCAGGGGGCATCCCGTCCCATCCTCACCTCTTACCACTTCAAAACAGCCCTCATGCACCTGTTGCTGCGGCTGCCTCTGACAGACTGGCAGCACAGCATGCTCTCCCAGCGCCTCCAGGACATCCTCTGGTTCTTGGGCCGTGGCCTCCAGCAGAGGTCCCTCCATCATTTCCTCATTGGTAACACCTTCCTGCCCCTGACCATCCCGATCCCTAAGACATTTCGGAATGCTGAGCCTGTCAATCTCTTCCAACACCTGGTGCTAAACCCCATGGCACACTCGCAGGCAGTGGAAGAATTCCACAACCTTCTGACCCAAGTGAAAACTCTGCCCTGTGCCCCGTTGGCTGGGGCACATTAA